A single region of the Lineus longissimus chromosome 14, tnLinLong1.2, whole genome shotgun sequence genome encodes:
- the LOC135498724 gene encoding NADPH oxidase 5-like, which yields MPKRKNLHVDQCCTRIVTGFLDRQAIIVHSQGASNAAFDPSDVEARGGYGPRGSTGDKDDRRRSSSDDDYKWIGRIERKFKEVAGDRDTITYDQFVTALGLERTPYSRRYFVIFDKDNSGEVDLDELIDNLKTLIRGTATDRLSFLFKIYDADDSGSIDVDELRAVLKACIEESQLRLTEDDLDALTLALFEYADTDQSGLITFEELEKALDTHKDVKENLTISAVNWLIPKQDKPKRKFECSCPRHLSANYLRNNIRKVVFVTLFTLVVAGLGIYGGYLHRNDYWCVTIARICGKPINFLCTALAVLMLRRCLTLVRNTRIAPYLPLDQHIMFHKMAAIMAFILSVVHTVAHIGNFANAVRTKAVNFTLVECLFTTRPGIGWVAGMASISGWVLLVIFIILVICSLPVIRRSGHFEVFYWTHMLYVPFWVMCILHAPDFWKWFCVPGFLLLCEKLSSLKMFQRTLNNYMYIRKVALYPSNVTQLMIKRPRGFNYQPGDYIYILLPELAEHEWHPFTISSAPENKDYVWVHIRSAGNWTSKLYKHFATLQEPGLTAKRQTSFSVLRARSLARRQRSETGARPASDDRKGPNLEPNGGPVQYGSFSESPKLNGAQDDELEPDGTRYKDPLKLEMPSSTVSFKSRRKISAIKKTVLETRHKAQVTSLRSPVMDVILGVYVDGPYGTSTREIFDTEHAVLIAAGIGVTPFASILQSVMFRYIQSKSECPSCGHTWHEDGLGINTLKKVDFIWINRDQQAFEWFTSLLTQLEKELMVLEDDESNRFLEMQMYMTRAVKRNDMTGVGLHMALELLHEKESRDVLTGLKTRTQPGRPKWNKVFKELSKANRGRVKVFFCGSPAIAKELKKQCQYYNFEFSQEHF from the exons ATGCCCAAGCGGAAGAACTTGCA TGTGGACCAATGTTGTACACGAATTGTGACTGGTTTTCTGGACCGGCAGGCAATTATTGTTCACAGTCAAG GTGCGAGTAATGCGGCGTTTGATCCATCTGATGTGGAGGCCCGGGGTGGCTACGGACCCAGAGGCTCGACTGGCGACAAGGACGACCGACGGAGAAG TTCCAGCGATGATGATTATAAATGGATTGGTCGGATCGAGCGGAAGTTTAAGGAAGTGGCCGGCGACAGAGATACCATAACCTACGATCAGTTTGTGACAGCATTGGGACTGGAGAGG ACTCCGTATTCTCGTCGCTACTTCGTGATCTTCGACAAGGACAACTCTGGGGAAGTAGATTTGGATGAACTCATTGATAACCTGAAGACTCTGATCAGAGGCACTGCCACAGACAGACTCAGCTTCCTCTTCAAGATTTACGATGCAGACG ACAGCGGAAGTATTGACGTCGACGAGCTAAGAGCGGTCTTGAAAGCCTGTATTGAAGAAAGCCAACTACGGCTCACCGAGGATGACCTTGACGCGCTGACCTTGGCCTTATTTGAATATGCAGACACTGACCAATCAGGACTCATCACGTTTGAGGAGCTTGAGAAAGCCCTCGATACCCACAAAGACGTGAAGGAGAATTTGACAATAAG TGCGGTTAACTGGCTGATCCCAAAACAAGACAAACCAAAGCGCAAATTTGAATGCAGCTGCCCACGCCACCTTTCAGCGAACTATTTGCGGAACAACATTAGGAAGGTGGTGTTCGTGACGTTGTTTACGTTAGTGGTTGCTGGGCTTGGCATATATGGCGGCTACCTTCACAGGAATGACTACTG GTGCGTAACAATCGCACGAATCTGTGGGAAGCCGATTAACTTCCTCTGCACGGCATTGGCTGTCCTCATGCTCCGGCGCTGTCTCACCCTCGTCCGGAACACGCGGATCGCGCCATATCTACCTTTGGACCAACACATCATGTTtcacaagatggccgccataatGGCTTTCATTCTATCAGTAGTGCACACTGTGGCGCATATAGGGAACTTTG CAAATGCAGTGAGGACCAAGGCTGTGAACTTCACGCTGGTGGAGTGCCTGTTCACGACGAGGCCAGGGATTGGCTGGGTCGCTGGCATGGCCTCAATCTCAGGATGGGTGCTATTGGTCATCTTTATCATTCTTGTTATCTGCTCACTTCCCGTTATAAGACGGAGCGGCCACTTTGAG GTTTTCTATTGGACACACATGTTGTACGTCCCCTTCTGGGTGATGTGCATCCTCCATGCACCAGACTTCTGGAAATGGTTCTGCGTACCAGGTTTCCTCTTACTCTGCGAGAAGCTGTCCTCCCTCAAGATGTTCCAGAGAACTctaaacaattacatgtacatccgcAAGGTGGCGCTGTATCCTTCAAAT GTTACCCAGCTGATGATAAAACGTCCCCGAGGCTTCAACTACCAGCCCGGTGACTACATCTACATCCTGTTACCTGAGCTTGCCGAGCATGAGTGGCACCCTTTCACTATCAGTAGTGCCCCAGAGAATAAag ATTATGTCTGGGTTCACATCCGATCTGCAGGAAACTGGACGAGCAAGCTGTACAAACACTTCGCGACCCTTCAAGAACCAGGCCTGACCGCCAAGCGACAGACCTCCTTCTCAGTGCTGCGGGCCCGATCTCTGGCTAGGAGGCAGCGTTCAGAGACTGGAGCGCGGCCAGCTTCTGATGATAGGAAGGGGCCGAACCTGGAACCAAATGGAGGACCAGTCCAGTATGGCTCGTTCTCTGAGTCTCCGAAGTTGAATGGGGCACAAG ATGACGAACTTGAACCTGATGGTACACGGTACAAAGATCCATTGAAGCTGGAGATGCCGAGTTCGACAGTTTCCTTTAAAAGTCGGAGGAAGATCTCTGCCATCAAGAAGACGGTCTTG GAGACACGACACAAGGCCCAGGTAACCTCCTTGCGTTCACCGGTCATGGACGTCATACTCGGAGTCTACGTTGACGGCCCATACGGCACCTCCACTCGTGAGATATTCGACACAGAGCATGCAGTGTTGATAGCTGCAGGAATCGGGGTCACCCCCTTTGCTTCTATCCTACAGAGTGTCATGTTTCGCTACATACAGTCCAAGTCAGAATGCCCGAGCTGTGGCCACACGTGGCATGAAGATGGCCTTGGCATCAACACACTGAAAAAG GTGGACTTTATCTGGATCAACCGTGACCAACAGGCGTTTGAGTGGTTCACCAGCCTGCTCACACAACTGGAGAAGGAACTTATGGTGCTGGAAGATGACGAAAGCAACAG ATTCCTGGAGATGCAGATGTACATGACAAGGGCAGTGAAGCGCAATGATATGACGGGTGTTGGTCTTCACATGGCCCTCGAGCTCCTGCACGAGAAGGAGTCACGTGACGTACTGACTGGTTTGAAAACGAGGACGCAGCCTGGGAGACCAAAGTGGAACAAG GTATTTAAAGAACTGTCGAAGGCGAACAGGGGTCGAGTGAAAGTGTTTTTCTGTGGTTCACCAGCCATTGCAAAGGAACTGAAGAAACAGTGTCAATACTACAACTTTGAGTTTAGCCAGGAACATTTTTAG